One Chaetodon auriga isolate fChaAug3 chromosome 14, fChaAug3.hap1, whole genome shotgun sequence genomic window carries:
- the cox16 gene encoding cytochrome c oxidase assembly protein COX16 homolog, mitochondrial: MLNLKALQRNKTVRYGIPMLLLIVGGSFGLREFTAIRYEAQKHRRKLDPSLEAKVNVERQSVILEEEYEKMKQMNLVEWKNIRGPRPWEDSREYQEQQRSRQKEKD; the protein is encoded by the exons ATGTTAAATTTAAAGGCgttgcagagaaacaaaacagtgagaTATGGAATCCCGATGCTT TTGCTCATAGTTGGAGGATCCTTCGGCCTGCGAGAGTTTACAGCAATTCGGTATGAAGCCCAGAAGCACAGAAGAAAG CTGGATCCTTCACTGGAGGCCAAAGTGAACGTCGAAAGGCAGTCAGTCATCCTGGAGGAGGAGTACGAG AAGATGAAGCAGATGAATTTGGTGGAATGGAAGAACATCCGTGGTCCTCGTCCCTGGGAGGACTCCAGGGAGTACCAGGAGCAGCAGCGCAGCAGGCAGAAGGAGAAAGACTGA